The following proteins are co-located in the Acidicapsa acidisoli genome:
- a CDS encoding heme-copper oxidase family protein — MSTSLPEIQLLTSNEFLVHPSQSISPSASFDIQAKPIVQAVWHSLLWLAISNAIGVLIALLLIVPGLNRTLGEWSYGRWMPVHMNLELYGWCSLPMMAFLFKVYDADHGRIAKWCSPVLWVWSIALAVGSVSWLNGHATGKLFLDWTGYPRVLFPIAMATLWTLLATSLIQQWHSSGNARLVVRIAKVLGLCLLLAIPAVLYFASSPTVYPPINPDSGGPTGASQLESTLMIIAILLVIPFGLTQRRTGRSWQINSAWIVLAAESILCFGLGRADVGHHRPVQYISLGSLLIWLPLTPAYFAAFQWHPNTRGWRISMLAWWSLLVPTGWVLFLPGVLDHFKFTDGLVGHSLLAMAGFVTSLLIFVLVQLLGEDGWILNRARSLYVWQGSVLAYVLLMFYTGWREGFDPSYTMIPGLERNLLYIARLGTGLLMLGASAIWLIDAGKLLRTSSAPEFSYSTERAR; from the coding sequence ATGAGCACGAGTCTTCCTGAGATCCAGCTTCTCACCTCGAACGAGTTTTTAGTACACCCGTCGCAAAGCATCTCGCCATCTGCGAGCTTCGACATTCAAGCAAAACCAATAGTGCAAGCGGTCTGGCACAGCCTGCTATGGCTTGCGATTTCAAATGCCATCGGAGTTCTGATTGCGCTATTGCTAATCGTGCCCGGGCTCAACCGTACCCTGGGCGAATGGTCCTACGGTCGTTGGATGCCGGTGCATATGAATCTGGAACTCTACGGCTGGTGCAGCCTGCCGATGATGGCCTTCCTCTTCAAGGTCTACGACGCCGATCATGGAAGAATCGCGAAGTGGTGCAGCCCAGTTCTCTGGGTCTGGTCCATCGCACTCGCCGTCGGCTCAGTTTCCTGGCTCAACGGCCACGCGACAGGCAAGCTCTTTCTCGACTGGACCGGCTACCCTCGGGTTCTTTTCCCGATCGCGATGGCAACACTCTGGACTCTTCTTGCAACCTCGCTGATACAACAATGGCATTCAAGCGGAAATGCAAGGTTAGTTGTCCGGATCGCGAAGGTTCTTGGTCTGTGCCTGCTGCTGGCTATTCCGGCAGTTCTCTATTTCGCGTCAAGCCCCACGGTTTACCCGCCTATCAATCCAGATTCGGGTGGCCCGACCGGCGCAAGCCAACTTGAATCGACGCTGATGATCATTGCGATTCTCTTAGTGATTCCCTTCGGCCTGACGCAGCGGCGCACTGGCCGATCATGGCAGATCAACTCGGCATGGATCGTCCTCGCAGCGGAGTCGATACTTTGCTTCGGCCTGGGACGAGCGGATGTCGGCCATCATCGCCCTGTGCAGTACATCAGCCTTGGAAGCCTCCTCATATGGCTGCCGCTGACGCCTGCTTACTTCGCGGCCTTTCAATGGCATCCCAATACTCGCGGCTGGCGAATTTCAATGCTTGCGTGGTGGTCCTTGCTGGTTCCTACGGGATGGGTGCTCTTTCTTCCCGGCGTTCTGGACCACTTCAAGTTCACCGATGGCCTGGTGGGTCATTCGCTCTTAGCCATGGCAGGCTTCGTCACCAGTCTGCTGATCTTCGTTTTGGTTCAGCTCCTGGGAGAAGACGGTTGGATACTGAACAGAGCGCGTTCGCTCTATGTATGGCAAGGCAGTGTCCTGGCTTACGTATTGTTGATGTTTTACACCGGATGGCGCGAGGGATTCGATCCGTCCTACACGATGATTCCAGGCCTAGAACGCAACCTGCTGTATATTGCCCGCCTCGGGACCGGATTGCTGATGCTGGGCGCCTCGGCAATCTGGCTAATCGATGCAGGGAAACTGTTACGAACTTCCTCCGCCCCTGAATTCTCGTATTCGACGGAGAGAGCGCGGTGA